One Brassica napus cultivar Da-Ae chromosome A5, Da-Ae, whole genome shotgun sequence DNA window includes the following coding sequences:
- the LOC106450646 gene encoding protein SEMI-ROLLED LEAF 2 isoform X1, whose protein sequence is MGAFSRKVVPVCGRLCILCPALRPRSRQAVMRYKKLIADIFPRHQEEAPNDRKIGKLCEYAAKNAVRMPEISDLLEQRCYKELRNENFHSAKIVMCIYRRLLVTCKEQIPLFSSGFLRTVQALLDQTRQVEMQIVGCQSLFEFVNNQTDGSSLFSLEGVLSKLCQLALEVGDDDRSRSLRAAGLQALSAMIWLMGEYSYIPSDFDNVVSGVLENYGHPKKLANAIDNARKWVDEVLKNEGHLAHADSLINVPSWRAVVNDKGELNVKMEDSLDPSFWSKVCLHNMAKLGEDATTMRRILESLFRYFDEGHLWSTENSIALPVLRDLQFLMELSGQRTHFILSMLIKHLDHKSVLKQPRMQLSILELTTSLAENAKVEHSVAIVSAISDIMRHLRKCMHSSLDESNLPTDVANCNRLASVAVDKCLVQLTKKVGDAGPILDAMAMLLENISAVTDVARTTMAAVFRTAQIIASIPNLSYQNKAFPEALFHQLLVHPDHKTRIGAHRIFSVVLVPTSVCPRPSSTTTELKKGMGLPRSLSRNASVFSSSAALFEKLRKDKVSSVLTSDKSQNEILDRIKSSYGQAYSSWNQSVDSVADNSELDAVCIRLSSHQIGLLLSSLWAQSISPANTPENYEAIANTYSLVLLFSGFKNSSHDALIRSFQMALSLRDISLMEGGPLPPSRRRSLFTLATSMVLFSSKAFNLFSLADFAKVALRGPTLDPFLHLVEDHKLKAVNPDQLHIVAYGTEEDDASALDTLSKIAVSTEHSRGTLVYEIVKSLENMCSSEMEKMQEQLLTEFMPDDACPLGTRFLEDTQTSFQADLGDVKHQNLAALFSHEDQEFGNVTETVADNNPLTVAEVPDLLTVNQILESIVETTRQMGLISFHTAADASYKEMTLHCEDLLTGKQQKISSLFNSQLRHKSSVNGSPGQHDEEIKIATFLPMINSAFHTEVCLCYRLLFYIVYWIQISTDQFGLVPIL, encoded by the exons ATGGGCGCGTTCTCGAGGAAAGTTGTGCCTGTTTGTGGTAGGCTTTGCATTCTTTGCCCTGCCTTGCGTCCTAGGTCTAGACAGGCTGTGATGAGATACAAGAAGCTCATTGCTGATATCTTCCCGCGTCATCAG GAGGAAGCTCCCAATGACCGGAAGATAGGAAAGCTATGTGAGTATGCTGCAAAGAACGCTGTTCGTATGCCAGAG ATATCAGATTTGCTCGAACAAAGATGTTACAAGGAATTGAGGAATGAGAATTTTCATTCGGCCAAGATAGTCATGTGCATATACAGAAGGCTTCTGGTCACTTGTAAGGAGCAAAT ACCACTTTTTTCTAGTGGTTTTCTTAGGACGGTGCAAGCTCTTTTGGATCAGACTCGACAAGTTGAAATGCAAATAGTTGGATGTCAGTCTCTTTTTGAATTTGTAAATAATCAG ACAGACGGAAGTTCCCTGTTTAGCTTAGAAGGCGTTCTCTCAAAACTGTGTCAACTAGCTCTGGAAGTTGGGGATGATGACAGGTCCCGGAGCCTGCGTGCAGCAGGACTTCAAGCCCTTTCAGCAATG ATTTGGCTGATGGGTGAATACTCTTATATTCCCAGCGACTTTGACAAT GTTGTCTCAGGAGTCTTGGAAAATTATGGCCACCCCAAAAAATTAGCCAATGCTATTGATAATGCTAGAAAATGGGTGGATGAGGTCTTGAAAAATGAAGGTCACCTAGCTCATGCAGATTCCCTCATAAATGTTCCTTCTTGGAGAGCGGTTGTGAATGACAAGGGTGAACTGAATGTGAAAAT ggAAGATTCCTTGGACCCTAGCTTTTGGTCCAAGGTTTGCCTACACAACATGGCCAAGCTAGGTGAAGATGCCACAACCATGAGACGTATACTCGAGTCTTTGTTCCGTTACTTTGACGAGGGACATCTCTGGTCAACGGAAAATTCTATTGCATTGCCAGTTCTAAGGGATTTGCAATTTTTAATGGAATTATCTG GGCAAAGAACACACTTCATACTGTCCATGTTAATTAAACACCTTGATCATAAAAGTGTGCTTAAACAGCCAAGAATGCAGCTCAGCATTTTAGAGCTTACCACCTCCCTTGCTGAAAATGCAAAAGTTGAACACTCAGTAGCAATAGTCAGCGCAATTAGTGATATCATGAGGCATTTGAGAAAATGCATGCACTCTTCTCTTGATGAATCAAATCTGCCAACTGACGTAGCAAACTGTAATAGATTGGCCAGTGTAGCTGTCGATAAGTGCCTCGTTCAACTGACCAAAAAG GTTGGAGATGCTGGACCAATTTTAGATGCAATGGCTATGCTGTTGGAGAATATCTCAGCTGTCACAGATGTAGCAAGGACCACAATGGCTGCTGTTTTTCGCACTGCTCAAATTATAGCCTCTATTCCAAATCTGTCATATCAAAATAAG GCTTTTCCCGAGGCCTTATTCCATCAATTACTGGTCCATCCAGATCATAAGACACGGATTGGCGCCCACCGTATATTTTCTGTTGTGCTGGTACCAACCTCAGTCTGCCCCCGTCCCTCCTCAACCACTACTGAACTTAAGAAGGGAATGGGTCTTCCTCGTTCCCTTTCAAGAAATGCGTCTGTCTTTTCCTCCTCAGCAGCCCTTTTCGAGAAGCTGAGGAAGGATAAAGTTTCGTCAGTTCTAACTTCCGATAAGAGCCAAAACGAAATCCTTGACCGAATAAAATCTTCATACGGTCAGGCGTATAGCAGTTGGAATCAATCTGTGGACTCGGTAGCAGATAACTCTGAGCTG GACGCTGTTTGTATAAGGCTAAGTAGTCACCAGATAGGTCTTTTACTTTCATCACTCTGGGCGCAGTCCATATCTCCTGCAAATACGCCAGAAAATTATGAGGCGATTGCTAACACCTACAGTCTTGTATTGTTGTTCTCTGGTTTCAAG AATTCAAGTCACGACGCTTTGATTCGAAGTTTCCAAATGGCACTTTCTTTGCGAGATATATCTTTAATGGAAGGAG GGCCACTCCCTCCGTCCCGACGAAGGTCACTCTTCACTCTGGCTACATCAATGGTTCTTTTCTCCTCAAAAGCATTTAATCTTTTCTCTTTGGCGGATTTTGCAAAAGTAGCACTTCGCGGACCAACG CTTGATCCATTCTTGCATTTGGTTGAAGATCACAAGTTGAAGGCTGTAAATCCAGATCAGTTGCATATCGTTGCGTATGGAACCGAAGAAGATGATGCTTCAGCTCTGGATACTCTTTCAAAGATAGCAGTCTCCACTGAGCATAGCAGAGGAACCCTCGTCTATGAAATTGTCAAAAGCTTGGAAAATATGTGCAGT TCTGAAATGGAGAAAATGCAAGAGCAGTTGCTCACTGAGTTCATGCCGGATGATGCATGTCCTCTTGGAACCCGCTTTTTAGAAGACACTCAGACATCCTTTCAGGCTGACCTTGGAGATGTTAAACACCAAAAC CTTGCGGCACTCTTCTCTCACGAGGATCAAGAATTTGGAAATGTCACTGAAACAGTTGCAGATAATAATCCATTAACAGTTGCTGAAGTGCCAGACCTCCTGACTGTGAATCAAATTCTAGAATCT ATCGTAGAGACAACACGTCAAATGGGTCTAATATCCTTCCATACTGCAGCCGATGCTTCATACAAAGAAATGACGCTTCATTGTGAGGATCTATTAACGGGGAAACAGCAGAAGATTTCGAGCCTTTTCAATTCTCAGCTACGACATAAAAGTTCTGTTAACGGCTCTCCAGGACAGCATGATGAGGAGATTAAGATCGCAACTTTTCTTCCTATGATCAATTCAGCATTTCACACCGAGGTATGCCTTTGCTATAGATTACTCTTTTATATTGTGTACTGGATCCAGATATCTACTGACCAATTTGGTTTGGTACCTattctctaa